One Podarcis muralis chromosome 1, rPodMur119.hap1.1, whole genome shotgun sequence genomic window carries:
- the RAPSN gene encoding 43 kDa receptor-associated protein of the synapse isoform X2: MTLLSTKEMGQDQTKQQIEKGLQLYQSNQTEKALQVWLKVLEKSTDAAGRFRVLGCLITAHSEMGRYKDMLKFAVVQIDTARELEDPDYLAESYLNLARSNEKLCEFQKTISYCKTCLNMQGTTVSLQLNGQVSLSMGNAYLGLSIFQKALECFEKALRYAHNNDDKMLECRVCCSLGNFYTHLKDYEKALFFPCKAAELVNDYGKGWSLKYRAMSQYHMAVAYRKLGRLADAMECCEESMKIALQHGDRPLQAQCLLCFADIHRSRADIQIAFPRYDSSMSIMTEIGNRLGQIQVLLGVAKCWVIQKELDKALESIEKAYELAEGLGNKLGLLKVHCLCEGIYRTKGQQRELRNHVVKFHECVEEMELYCGMCGESIGDKNHQLQALPCSHVFHIKCLQTNGTRGCPNCRRSSVKPGFV, from the exons ATGACGCTCTTGAGCACAAAGGAGATGGGTCAGGACCAGACAAAGCAGCAGATAGAAAAAGGACTCCAACTTTACCAGTCCAACCAGACAGAAAAGGCCCTGCAAGTTTGGTTGAAGGTTTTGGAAAAGAGCACGGATGCTGCTGGCAGGTTTCGAGTCCTGGGTTGCCTCATCACCGCTCACTCAGAGATGGGCAGGTACAAAGACATGCTAAAG TTTGCAGTTGTGCAGATTGACACAGCCCGGGAGCTGGAGGATCCGGACTACCTTGCAGAGAGCTACCTGAATCTGGCTCGGAGCAATGAGAAGCTCTGTGAATTCCAAAAAACCATCTCCTACTGCAAGACCTGCCTGAACATGCAAGGCACCACAGTGAGCCTGCAGCTCAATGGCCAGGTCAGCCTCAGCATGGGCAATGCCTACCTCGGCCTCAGCATCTTCCAGAAGGCTCTGGAGTGTTTTGAGAAAGCCCTGCGCTACGCCCACAACAATGACGACAAGATGCTGGAGTGCCGGGTCTGCTGCAGCTTAGGGAATTTCTACACACATCTCAAG GACTATGAGAAAGCCCTGTTCTTTCCATGCAAGGCTGCGGAGCTGGTGAATGATTATGGAAAGGGCTGGAGTCTAAAGTACCGAGCGATGAGTCAGTACCACATGGCTGTGGCCTATCGGAAGTTGGGGCGCTTGGCCGATGCAATGGAATGCTGTGAG GAGTCAATGAAGATTGCCCTTCAGCATGGAGATCGTCCTTTGCAGGCACAATGcctgctttgctttgctgatATCCACCGCAGCCGTGCAGATATACAG ATAGCATTCCCCCGTTACGATTCCTCAATGAGCATCATGACCGAGATTGGGAACCGTCTGGGACAGATCCAGGTGCTGCTGGGCGTGGCCAAGTGCTGGGTGATTCAGAAGGAACTGGACAAG GCACTAGAAAGTATTGAGAAGGCTTATGAGCTGGCAGAGGGACTAGGAAACAAG CTTGGCCTGCTGAAGGTTCACTGCCTGTGTGAAGGCATCTACCGCACAAAGGGGCAGCAGCGGGAGCTTCGCAACCATGTGGTGAAGTTTCACGAatgtgtggaagaaatggagcttTACTGTGGCATGTGTGGCGAATCCATTGGAGATAAGAACCACCAGCTCCAAGCTTTGCCCTGTTCCCATGTCTTCCATATAAA GTGCCTTCAGACCAATGGGACACGTGGTTGCCCCAATTGCCGGCGCTCATCTGTTAAACCAGGATTTGTGTGA
- the RAPSN gene encoding 43 kDa receptor-associated protein of the synapse isoform X1: MTLLSTKEMGQDQTKQQIEKGLQLYQSNQTEKALQVWLKVLEKSTDAAGRFRVLGCLITAHSEMGRYKDMLKFAVVQIDTARELEDPDYLAESYLNLARSNEKLCEFQKTISYCKTCLNMQGTTVSLQLNGQVSLSMGNAYLGLSIFQKALECFEKALRYAHNNDDKMLECRVCCSLGNFYTHLKDYEKALFFPCKAAELVNDYGKGWSLKYRAMSQYHMAVAYRKLGRLADAMECCEVQGGEALKKENERSLQESMKIALQHGDRPLQAQCLLCFADIHRSRADIQIAFPRYDSSMSIMTEIGNRLGQIQVLLGVAKCWVIQKELDKALESIEKAYELAEGLGNKLGLLKVHCLCEGIYRTKGQQRELRNHVVKFHECVEEMELYCGMCGESIGDKNHQLQALPCSHVFHIKCLQTNGTRGCPNCRRSSVKPGFV, encoded by the exons ATGACGCTCTTGAGCACAAAGGAGATGGGTCAGGACCAGACAAAGCAGCAGATAGAAAAAGGACTCCAACTTTACCAGTCCAACCAGACAGAAAAGGCCCTGCAAGTTTGGTTGAAGGTTTTGGAAAAGAGCACGGATGCTGCTGGCAGGTTTCGAGTCCTGGGTTGCCTCATCACCGCTCACTCAGAGATGGGCAGGTACAAAGACATGCTAAAG TTTGCAGTTGTGCAGATTGACACAGCCCGGGAGCTGGAGGATCCGGACTACCTTGCAGAGAGCTACCTGAATCTGGCTCGGAGCAATGAGAAGCTCTGTGAATTCCAAAAAACCATCTCCTACTGCAAGACCTGCCTGAACATGCAAGGCACCACAGTGAGCCTGCAGCTCAATGGCCAGGTCAGCCTCAGCATGGGCAATGCCTACCTCGGCCTCAGCATCTTCCAGAAGGCTCTGGAGTGTTTTGAGAAAGCCCTGCGCTACGCCCACAACAATGACGACAAGATGCTGGAGTGCCGGGTCTGCTGCAGCTTAGGGAATTTCTACACACATCTCAAG GACTATGAGAAAGCCCTGTTCTTTCCATGCAAGGCTGCGGAGCTGGTGAATGATTATGGAAAGGGCTGGAGTCTAAAGTACCGAGCGATGAGTCAGTACCACATGGCTGTGGCCTATCGGAAGTTGGGGCGCTTGGCCGATGCAATGGAATGCTGTGAGGTACAAGGTGGCGAGGCGCTAAAAAAAGAGAATGAGAGGTCTCTGCAG GAGTCAATGAAGATTGCCCTTCAGCATGGAGATCGTCCTTTGCAGGCACAATGcctgctttgctttgctgatATCCACCGCAGCCGTGCAGATATACAG ATAGCATTCCCCCGTTACGATTCCTCAATGAGCATCATGACCGAGATTGGGAACCGTCTGGGACAGATCCAGGTGCTGCTGGGCGTGGCCAAGTGCTGGGTGATTCAGAAGGAACTGGACAAG GCACTAGAAAGTATTGAGAAGGCTTATGAGCTGGCAGAGGGACTAGGAAACAAG CTTGGCCTGCTGAAGGTTCACTGCCTGTGTGAAGGCATCTACCGCACAAAGGGGCAGCAGCGGGAGCTTCGCAACCATGTGGTGAAGTTTCACGAatgtgtggaagaaatggagcttTACTGTGGCATGTGTGGCGAATCCATTGGAGATAAGAACCACCAGCTCCAAGCTTTGCCCTGTTCCCATGTCTTCCATATAAA GTGCCTTCAGACCAATGGGACACGTGGTTGCCCCAATTGCCGGCGCTCATCTGTTAAACCAGGATTTGTGTGA